From the Desulfosarcina sp. BuS5 genome, one window contains:
- a CDS encoding FmdB family zinc ribbon protein, whose protein sequence is MPLYEYECEKCGKIEEVLQKFSDKPLIKCKHCSGDLHKLVSHSSFHLKGTGWYVTDYANKSQHNSSGNSVKKKTPSKSEKSEKSEKSSGKTS, encoded by the coding sequence ATGCCTCTTTATGAATACGAATGTGAAAAATGTGGTAAAATCGAAGAAGTTTTGCAGAAATTTTCTGATAAACCCCTGATTAAATGTAAACATTGTTCAGGGGATCTTCATAAACTTGTTTCGCACAGCAGCTTCCATCTTAAGGGAACCGGATGGTATGTTACTGACTATGCAAATAAATCCCAGCATAATTCTTCCGGAAATTCAGTTAAGAAAAAGACGCCTTCAAAGTCTGAAAAGTCTGAAAAGTCTGAAAAATCTTCAGGTAAAACTTCATAA
- a CDS encoding ribonuclease J, with the protein MLKVIPLGGLGEIGLNMMVFEYKDSMFIIDAGLMFPEDYMLGVDLVIPDMSYIRANRSKLLGIVLTHAHEDHIGALPYLIKEINVPVFGTSFTIGIVKNKLEDHGLIASALLHVITTNETLKIGDFELEFISVNHSIVGGVGISIMTPYGRIIHTGDFKISSSSLAGIKTDVNRFARCGEQGVLALFSDSTNVEREGYTKSSQEIAKTLSAITAGLKGRVIVALFSSNISRIQQIIDIAGYRGRKVAFIGRSIETNVKIARELGYLNVPDNMEIDVGQINSLANNKILMIMTGSQGEPMSALTRMAEGRHSGVKIKRDDTIILSSKFIPGNERDITNIINKLYRRGADVIYEKISMIHISGHAFKEELKLMINLTKPEYFIPVHGEYRHLVLHSRLAEEVGIKKENVLLAENGQIIEFDENGVMLGGKVTTGRVLIDGKGVGDVGKSVLKERRSLSREGFVAVTMALDEETGFIVYGPEVFSRGFVFETETGHLLQDAECVILEIVEEIGPDVPDRVEQIQRNIQKTLKKYFYYAIKRRPVILPFIIEV; encoded by the coding sequence ATGCTTAAAGTTATTCCCTTGGGCGGACTCGGTGAAATCGGACTTAATATGATGGTCTTTGAGTATAAAGACTCGATGTTTATCATAGATGCAGGGCTGATGTTTCCTGAAGATTATATGCTGGGAGTCGATCTGGTCATACCGGATATGAGCTATATTAGAGCGAACAGGTCAAAATTACTGGGAATTGTTTTAACCCATGCGCATGAAGATCATATAGGAGCTTTGCCGTATCTTATTAAGGAGATTAATGTACCCGTTTTCGGTACCAGTTTTACCATAGGTATTGTAAAGAATAAACTCGAAGACCATGGTTTGATTGCATCCGCCTTGCTGCATGTAATTACAACGAATGAAACGCTTAAAATCGGTGACTTTGAACTTGAATTCATCAGCGTCAACCACAGCATTGTAGGCGGGGTCGGCATATCGATTATGACTCCTTATGGCCGCATTATTCATACAGGAGATTTTAAAATCAGCAGTTCCTCTCTGGCCGGAATCAAAACCGATGTAAACCGGTTTGCCAGATGCGGCGAACAAGGTGTGCTGGCATTATTCTCGGATTCCACCAATGTTGAAAGAGAAGGATATACAAAATCTTCCCAGGAGATTGCCAAGACGCTTTCAGCAATTACCGCAGGCCTTAAGGGGCGTGTGATTGTTGCCCTTTTTTCATCAAATATCTCCAGGATACAGCAGATAATCGATATAGCGGGATATAGAGGAAGAAAAGTAGCCTTCATAGGGCGAAGCATTGAGACCAATGTAAAAATAGCCCGTGAACTAGGTTACTTGAATGTGCCTGATAATATGGAAATCGATGTGGGACAGATCAACAGCCTTGCAAACAACAAGATTTTGATGATTATGACAGGAAGTCAAGGAGAGCCGATGTCCGCCCTTACGCGTATGGCCGAAGGGAGGCATTCCGGGGTAAAGATCAAGAGGGATGATACAATTATTCTTTCTTCAAAATTCATTCCAGGAAATGAAAGGGACATAACAAATATTATTAATAAGCTTTACAGACGCGGGGCAGATGTTATTTATGAAAAGATTTCCATGATTCATATCTCCGGTCATGCTTTTAAGGAAGAGCTGAAGCTGATGATTAACCTTACCAAGCCGGAATATTTTATTCCTGTTCATGGAGAATACCGGCATTTGGTACTCCATTCGCGGCTGGCGGAAGAGGTGGGGATCAAAAAAGAGAATGTTTTGCTTGCAGAAAATGGTCAGATAATCGAATTTGATGAAAACGGCGTAATGCTTGGTGGGAAAGTTACAACAGGCAGGGTGCTGATTGACGGCAAGGGCGTGGGAGATGTGGGGAAAAGCGTGCTTAAAGAGAGAAGGAGTCTGTCCCGGGAAGGCTTTGTGGCTGTAACTATGGCTCTGGATGAGGAAACAGGCTTCATAGTTTATGGGCCGGAAGTATTCTCCCGTGGTTTTGTGTTTGAGACTGAAACAGGTCATCTTCTTCAGGATGCCGAATGTGTAATCCTGGAGATCGTGGAAGAGATCGGACCTGATGTGCCTGACAGGGTTGAGCAGATTCAACGGAATATACAAAAAACACTGAAAAAGTATTTTTACTATGCCATAAAGCGCCGCCCCGTTATATTGCCTTTTATAATTGAAGTATAG
- a CDS encoding MFS transporter — protein sequence MINLNKKIFSTLFLSIFAAVTGVGIVVPLLPVYAHDHGAGGFYIAAIFGSFSFSRTILLPYFGRLSDKKGRKNIIVAGLFAYALVSVAFLFADSINALIIIRLLQGMGSAMIMPVTQAYVGDITPQGKEGWVMGLFNMSVFFGLSFGPLIGGVINDAFSINAAFICMGFLALAGFFLSLFLLPPVKSEKISCRKKKPIAWKLLLKDQDIIGLSFFRFSYTTCIGIIWGFLPVFADFEFSLSSSLIGVLVMLGVMVSGLLQIPMGYLADRMNKKIMVASGGIITIYALLSFTWANGFRDLFIADALFGLGGGISTPALMAMIVIKGEESDAMGSVMGLVTMAHSSGMLAGAFLAGLMMDYFKLSQSFTLGAVVMLAGITLFTINTQNVKKQNRMAPIHGNVKV from the coding sequence ATGATCAATCTTAATAAAAAAATTTTTTCCACCCTCTTCCTGTCAATCTTTGCTGCCGTAACCGGAGTAGGCATTGTGGTTCCGCTGCTGCCGGTATACGCCCATGACCATGGCGCCGGAGGTTTTTATATAGCGGCAATATTCGGGTCCTTCTCATTTTCAAGAACAATTCTGCTACCCTATTTCGGCAGGCTGTCCGACAAAAAAGGACGTAAAAATATTATTGTAGCCGGTCTCTTCGCCTATGCCCTGGTCTCCGTAGCATTCTTGTTTGCCGACAGTATAAACGCACTTATTATTATACGTCTTTTGCAGGGTATGGGATCAGCCATGATAATGCCAGTCACCCAGGCCTATGTTGGAGATATTACGCCTCAGGGCAAAGAAGGCTGGGTCATGGGATTGTTTAACATGTCGGTATTTTTCGGCCTCAGTTTCGGGCCTTTAATAGGTGGTGTAATTAATGATGCCTTCAGCATTAATGCCGCCTTTATCTGCATGGGATTTCTTGCCCTGGCAGGATTTTTCCTAAGTCTTTTTCTGCTCCCGCCTGTCAAATCTGAAAAAATATCCTGCCGCAAAAAAAAACCTATAGCATGGAAACTTCTCCTTAAAGACCAGGATATTATCGGTCTCTCTTTTTTCAGATTTTCCTATACAACCTGCATTGGAATTATATGGGGATTCCTGCCGGTTTTTGCCGATTTTGAATTTTCCCTCTCCAGTTCATTAATCGGAGTCCTGGTAATGCTGGGAGTAATGGTCAGCGGATTGCTGCAGATCCCCATGGGTTATCTTGCAGACAGGATGAACAAAAAAATAATGGTTGCCTCCGGAGGGATTATAACCATCTACGCTCTCTTGTCTTTTACCTGGGCAAACGGGTTCAGAGATCTTTTTATTGCCGATGCCCTTTTCGGGCTCGGCGGGGGAATCTCCACGCCGGCCTTGATGGCAATGATAGTAATCAAAGGGGAAGAATCAGATGCAATGGGCTCTGTTATGGGCCTGGTAACAATGGCGCACAGCTCCGGTATGCTGGCAGGGGCTTTTCTGGCAGGTTTGATGATGGACTATTTTAAATTGAGTCAGTCTTTCACCCTGGGCGCTGTTGTCATGCTGGCGGGAATTACCCTTTTTACAATTAATACGCAGAATGTCAAGAAGCAAAACCGTATGGCGCCTATCCATGGTAACGTCAAAGTTTAA
- the groES gene encoding co-chaperone GroES, whose protein sequence is MKLRPLNDRILVKRVEEKAKTKGGIIIPDSAKEKPAEGKVISVGNGKMNEDGKRIPVEIKEGDRIMFGKYSGSEVKIDGEEYLIMREDDVLGIIE, encoded by the coding sequence ATGAAGCTACGGCCATTAAATGATCGAATTTTAGTAAAACGTGTTGAAGAAAAAGCCAAGACCAAGGGCGGAATAATTATCCCCGATTCTGCCAAGGAAAAACCTGCCGAAGGCAAGGTGATTTCTGTTGGTAACGGGAAAATGAACGAAGATGGAAAAAGGATCCCTGTTGAAATTAAAGAGGGTGATCGTATTATGTTCGGAAAATATAGCGGTTCTGAAGTAAAAATAGACGGTGAAGAGTATCTGATCATGCGTGAAGATGACGTGCTTGGAATAATCGAATAA
- a CDS encoding 30S ribosomal protein bS22, whose translation MIGGDLLSSVVKKRKKKMRKHKHRKLLARTRHQRRKGK comes from the coding sequence ATGATTGGAGGTGATTTGTTGAGCAGCGTCGTAAAAAAACGAAAGAAAAAGATGCGCAAGCATAAACACAGAAAACTTCTGGCACGCACACGTCACCAGAGAAGGAAAGGTAAGTAA
- a CDS encoding radical SAM protein: protein MAGSSFVPLSTDNTIEMPYGGELMLLPDRGPVLYNIEKGRLETLYENPFEPNRPIFPVAAFNSPGYVISYISAYQENESAEYLPLFSYGAAGWHNGVFRSAAILVDSERRQDIRLMKHEDVVSGVKKMQITMPGNRLRKHLEKCALEYGCPAGKNFFLERFEAPLPVSQYCNARCLGCLSLQKNSQIPCSQNRIAFTPAPEEIAEIAITHIKRVNHSVVSFGQGCEGDPLMAADVIERAIRIIRSATSKGTINVNTNGSKPDAVKRLINAGLDSIRISINSFQKKCYTTYFRPVDYSFSDVKKSIDTALGKKKFISVNYLNCPGFTDTPEEMEALTQFMEEHPVSMIQWRNLNFDPARYWKKMCSNSRQGMPAGVERALSRIKKKFPNLKYGYFNPPKERFK, encoded by the coding sequence ATGGCAGGATCATCATTTGTTCCACTAAGCACTGATAATACCATCGAGATGCCTTATGGGGGCGAACTTATGCTGCTCCCAGACAGAGGGCCGGTCTTGTATAATATTGAGAAAGGCAGGCTCGAAACCCTTTATGAAAACCCATTTGAGCCGAACAGGCCGATATTTCCGGTGGCAGCATTTAACTCACCCGGATATGTAATATCCTATATAAGCGCTTATCAGGAGAATGAATCCGCCGAATACCTGCCTCTTTTTTCATATGGAGCGGCAGGATGGCATAATGGCGTTTTCAGATCCGCGGCCATCCTTGTGGACAGTGAGCGACGCCAGGATATCAGACTGATGAAACATGAGGATGTAGTCAGCGGAGTCAAAAAAATGCAAATAACGATGCCAGGCAACAGATTGCGGAAGCATCTTGAAAAATGCGCCCTGGAATACGGATGTCCGGCCGGTAAAAATTTTTTTTTAGAAAGATTTGAAGCGCCCTTACCTGTTTCTCAATATTGCAATGCCAGGTGTCTGGGATGTCTCTCTTTACAAAAAAACAGCCAAATTCCATGCAGCCAGAACAGAATAGCCTTTACCCCTGCCCCTGAAGAAATAGCGGAAATAGCAATTACACATATTAAGCGTGTCAACCATAGTGTTGTCAGCTTTGGGCAGGGCTGTGAGGGTGACCCCCTGATGGCGGCAGATGTAATCGAACGGGCAATAAGGATAATTCGCTCAGCCACATCAAAAGGGACAATCAATGTGAATACAAACGGAAGCAAACCGGACGCGGTTAAACGGCTTATAAACGCTGGGCTTGACAGTATCCGAATCAGCATAAACAGTTTTCAAAAAAAATGCTATACTACTTATTTCAGGCCTGTAGATTATTCTTTCTCAGACGTAAAAAAGAGTATAGATACAGCCTTGGGGAAAAAAAAGTTTATATCTGTTAACTATTTAAACTGCCCGGGCTTTACAGATACGCCGGAAGAAATGGAGGCCCTGACCCAATTCATGGAAGAACACCCGGTCAGCATGATACAGTGGAGAAACCTTAACTTTGATCCTGCCCGATACTGGAAAAAAATGTGCAGTAATTCACGGCAGGGTATGCCGGCTGGCGTTGAAAGAGCATTAAGCCGAATTAAAAAAAAATTTCCCAACTTAAAATATGGCTATTTTAACCCTCCCAAAGAACGTTTTAAATGA
- the groL gene encoding chaperonin GroEL (60 kDa chaperone family; promotes refolding of misfolded polypeptides especially under stressful conditions; forms two stacked rings of heptamers to form a barrel-shaped 14mer; ends can be capped by GroES; misfolded proteins enter the barrel where they are refolded when GroES binds), with protein MAKEIKYDVKAREAMLKGVETLADAVVVTLGPKGRNVVLDKSWGSPTVTKDGVTVAKEIELEDKFENMGAQMVKEVASKTSDMAGDGTTTATLLAKSIYKEGQKLVVAGNNPMDIKRGIDKAIEVAVKELQKISKLTKDQREIAQVGTISANSDETIGNIIAEAMDKVGKEGVITVEEAKSMDTTLEVVEGMQFDRGYLSPYFVTDAEKMIASLEDPYILINEKKISNMKDLLPILEQIAKMGKPLVIMAEDVDGEALATLVVNKLRGTLNVAAVKAPGFGDRRKAMLEDIAILTGGQVVSEDLGIKLENLTINDLGSAKRITLDKDNTTIVDGAGSRASLEGRVKQIRAQVEETTSDYDREKLQERLAKLIGGVAVINVGAATETEMKEKKARVEDALNATRAAVEEGIVPGGGVALVRCIDALNKIEVNASQKMGVKVVMRAIEEPLRQIVNNAGLEGSVVIDKVKSNEGAFGYNAATDTYEDLIEAGVIDPTKVVRFALQNAGSVASLMLTTEAMIADTPEDKGAGGGAMMPPGGGMGGGMGGMGGMM; from the coding sequence ATGGCTAAAGAGATCAAATATGATGTTAAAGCCCGTGAAGCCATGCTTAAGGGTGTTGAAACATTAGCCGATGCGGTTGTTGTAACCCTCGGCCCCAAGGGAAGAAATGTTGTTTTGGATAAATCATGGGGTTCACCAACAGTTACAAAAGATGGAGTAACTGTTGCCAAAGAGATCGAACTTGAAGACAAGTTTGAAAACATGGGTGCCCAGATGGTAAAAGAGGTTGCCAGCAAGACCAGTGATATGGCCGGAGACGGAACAACAACAGCAACATTACTTGCCAAATCTATATATAAAGAAGGACAGAAGCTTGTTGTGGCTGGTAATAATCCGATGGACATAAAGCGCGGCATAGATAAAGCTATTGAAGTTGCCGTCAAGGAACTTCAGAAGATCAGCAAGCTCACCAAAGATCAGCGTGAAATTGCCCAGGTCGGTACCATATCAGCCAACAGCGATGAAACAATCGGCAATATAATTGCGGAAGCCATGGACAAGGTCGGCAAGGAAGGCGTGATTACCGTAGAAGAGGCCAAGAGTATGGATACGACCCTTGAGGTTGTTGAAGGTATGCAGTTTGACCGCGGTTATCTTTCTCCATATTTTGTGACGGATGCTGAAAAAATGATCGCATCTCTCGAAGATCCCTATATCCTGATCAATGAGAAGAAAATCAGCAATATGAAGGATCTTCTTCCTATCCTGGAGCAGATCGCCAAGATGGGCAAGCCTCTTGTTATTATGGCCGAAGATGTTGACGGTGAGGCTCTTGCAACCCTGGTTGTCAACAAACTGCGGGGAACACTCAATGTCGCGGCTGTCAAGGCTCCAGGATTCGGCGACAGAAGAAAGGCCATGCTTGAAGATATTGCCATTCTTACCGGCGGGCAGGTTGTATCCGAAGATTTGGGCATTAAGCTTGAAAATCTTACTATTAATGATCTTGGATCGGCCAAGCGTATTACCCTGGATAAGGACAATACAACAATAGTTGACGGTGCCGGATCACGCGCATCTCTCGAGGGACGCGTAAAACAGATTCGCGCCCAGGTAGAAGAGACCACATCCGATTACGACCGTGAAAAACTTCAGGAACGTCTGGCCAAGTTGATCGGCGGCGTAGCCGTTATTAATGTCGGCGCGGCAACCGAGACAGAGATGAAGGAGAAAAAGGCTCGTGTGGAAGACGCCCTTAACGCTACCCGAGCAGCAGTTGAAGAGGGTATTGTTCCAGGCGGCGGTGTAGCACTGGTGCGCTGCATTGATGCTTTGAACAAAATTGAAGTCAATGCCAGCCAGAAAATGGGTGTCAAGGTCGTTATGCGCGCCATCGAAGAGCCTTTAAGGCAGATTGTTAACAATGCCGGGCTGGAAGGTTCAGTTGTGATCGATAAGGTAAAATCGAATGAAGGTGCTTTTGGTTATAATGCCGCCACAGATACATACGAGGACTTGATTGAGGCGGGAGTAATAGATCCCACTAAAGTTGTCCGTTTTGCTCTGCAGAATGCCGGAAGCGTAGCCTCCCTCATGCTGACCACAGAGGCCATGATTGCCGACACGCCTGAAGATAAAGGCGCAGGCGGCGGCGCCATGATGCCTCCGGGCGGTGGAATGGGCGGTGGAATGGGTGGAATGGGCGGAATGATGTAA
- a CDS encoding DEAD/DEAH box helicase: MKFDKYSISDEIKKNLTRMGFKRPTDIQFKSIPSILKGEDVLAIAQTGTGKTAAFAIPVIAKIHTAKTSKRSMGIKCLVMVPTRELAMQIGEVFNQLAIHTRVKIFALYGGVEQDAQIKKLQDGIDVLVTTPGRMFDLISQGHIRLNSINTLVLDEADRMLDLGFIEDIKQIKNKLTRKHQTLFFSATINRKIKKLAFSQVKSSAIRIQVSPEDRVSKNVSHAVVFVDMDDKRFFLERYINDNPDAKIIVFVRTKVRAERVYKAMERVSIPTVTIHGDKDQAERSEGMAAFRQGTCRILIATDVSARGIDIPDVTVVINYDLPTEPEYYVHRVGRTGRGTNKGIAISFCSPGEKEGLDAIEHFLNAPIEQMTVSKRDYTATLELHSRQHDVMALIEANENWKKKRKGKSGKQKPVLCKKSS; encoded by the coding sequence ATGAAGTTTGACAAATATTCGATTTCAGACGAAATAAAGAAAAATCTGACCCGGATGGGTTTTAAACGGCCTACGGATATCCAGTTTAAATCCATTCCCTCAATCCTGAAAGGAGAGGATGTGCTGGCCATTGCCCAGACGGGAACCGGGAAGACTGCGGCCTTTGCCATTCCGGTGATCGCAAAAATCCATACGGCCAAAACCAGCAAACGGTCCATGGGAATAAAATGCCTGGTTATGGTGCCCACCCGTGAACTGGCAATGCAGATCGGCGAGGTCTTCAACCAACTGGCCATACATACCCGGGTGAAAATTTTCGCCCTTTACGGAGGGGTCGAACAGGATGCCCAGATAAAAAAACTTCAGGACGGCATTGATGTTCTGGTTACCACGCCGGGTCGTATGTTCGATCTTATCAGCCAGGGTCACATCCGGCTTAACAGCATCAACACCCTGGTCCTGGATGAAGCGGACCGCATGCTGGACCTGGGCTTTATCGAAGATATCAAACAGATCAAAAACAAACTCACCCGCAAGCATCAGACTCTTTTCTTTTCAGCCACCATCAACAGAAAAATCAAAAAACTGGCTTTTTCCCAAGTGAAAAGTTCGGCCATCCGGATTCAAGTTTCGCCTGAGGATCGGGTGTCGAAAAATGTGTCTCATGCAGTGGTGTTTGTGGATATGGATGACAAACGCTTTTTCCTGGAACGTTATATCAACGATAACCCGGACGCCAAGATCATCGTGTTCGTCAGGACCAAAGTCCGTGCCGAAAGAGTATATAAGGCCATGGAACGGGTGAGCATTCCCACGGTAACCATCCATGGAGACAAAGACCAGGCGGAACGTTCCGAAGGCATGGCCGCATTCAGGCAGGGCACCTGCAGGATTCTGATCGCCACGGACGTCAGCGCAAGGGGTATCGACATCCCGGACGTAACCGTCGTGATCAACTACGACCTTCCCACAGAACCCGAGTATTATGTCCACCGGGTGGGGCGTACCGGCCGGGGCACTAATAAGGGCATAGCCATATCCTTTTGCAGCCCGGGGGAAAAAGAGGGCCTTGACGCCATTGAACATTTTTTGAACGCGCCCATTGAACAGATGACTGTGAGTAAACGGGACTACACCGCAACCCTGGAACTTCACAGTCGGCAACATGATGTAATGGCCTTGATAGAGGCCAATGAAAACTGGAAAAAAAAGAGAAAAGGCAAATCCGGAAAACAAAAGCCTGTCCTTTGCAAGAAATCGTCCTAA
- a CDS encoding DNA translocase FtsK has product MRKEIIGIIYFFLVVLTLISLLSYSPHDPSIHHVTSSKHIKNFFGLFGAHFAGILVGLFGLGAFWFPLILLFASIHFFGGHSAKSMAPTLFGGFLLVITTGSLFAIYGNYYSIFGSEFSSGGIIGIPLKLFLVKFCNNFGAALVLILLWLIGIIMSTGFSMINFIKQCRQAAVAVADRIKTFYVNRPVKREKKKKRETDKNNKAANKEREITIRVNDDRPVKTAPPNKEEMFGFMGDDNSFKLPSINFLDDSKDKFVSCDDENLRVQSKLLEKKLEDFGVHGSVVTVSPGPVVTTFEYKPAPGVKISKVVNLGDDLSLALKAISIRIVAPIPGKAAIGIEVPNASRQMVIFKDVVISKNFEKMSNGLALCLGKDIVGNPVVTDLAKMPHLLIAGATGTGKSVGLNAMICSLLYKANPDEVKLIMVDPKRIELSMYNGIPHLITPVVTDVKKATNALFWAVQEMERRYELLAEKKVRNIRQYNHKINQEDKNEDGEPPEKLPFIVIIIDELADLMMVTSKDVEIALTRLAQMARAAGLHLILATQRPSVDVLTGIIKANFPARLTFQVSSRTDSRTILDANGAETLLGDGDMLLLPPGTSKMQRVHGAYISEGEITRIVDFLKSQKKPDYNMEVTKVSPEGEDLADDEEHDERYDDAVAFVTKTGRASISMIQRQMRIGYNRAARIIEMMEREGIVGPSDGAKPREVLVRGYEDM; this is encoded by the coding sequence ATGCGTAAAGAAATAATCGGAATTATATATTTTTTTCTAGTTGTGCTTACATTGATAAGCCTGTTGTCATACAGCCCGCATGACCCTTCCATTCACCACGTAACATCTTCAAAACATATCAAAAATTTTTTTGGGCTTTTCGGCGCCCACTTTGCTGGAATCCTGGTGGGTCTCTTTGGATTGGGAGCTTTCTGGTTTCCCCTTATCCTGCTATTTGCGAGTATACATTTCTTTGGCGGTCATTCTGCAAAAAGCATGGCTCCCACCTTGTTCGGGGGGTTTTTGCTGGTTATAACTACCGGGAGTCTATTTGCGATTTACGGTAATTATTATTCGATCTTCGGAAGTGAGTTCTCATCCGGGGGAATTATAGGCATTCCCTTGAAATTATTTTTAGTAAAGTTTTGCAATAATTTTGGAGCCGCATTGGTCCTTATACTTTTGTGGCTTATTGGAATAATAATGTCTACCGGTTTTTCCATGATTAATTTTATAAAACAGTGCCGGCAGGCGGCCGTTGCCGTTGCTGATAGAATTAAGACCTTTTATGTAAACAGGCCGGTAAAAAGAGAAAAGAAAAAAAAAAGAGAAACAGATAAAAATAACAAGGCCGCTAACAAAGAGCGGGAAATTACAATAAGGGTAAATGATGATAGGCCGGTTAAGACAGCTCCGCCTAATAAAGAGGAAATGTTCGGTTTTATGGGCGATGATAATAGTTTTAAGCTGCCATCTATAAATTTTCTGGATGATTCTAAAGATAAGTTCGTGTCATGCGATGATGAAAACCTGCGGGTGCAGTCGAAACTGCTTGAAAAAAAACTGGAAGATTTTGGTGTGCATGGCAGTGTTGTTACAGTATCTCCGGGGCCCGTGGTTACAACTTTTGAATATAAACCGGCTCCAGGCGTCAAGATCAGCAAGGTAGTCAATCTGGGAGACGATCTGTCCCTTGCGCTGAAAGCAATCAGCATCAGGATTGTGGCCCCTATTCCCGGCAAAGCGGCAATAGGAATTGAGGTGCCTAATGCTTCAAGACAGATGGTTATATTTAAGGATGTGGTGATATCAAAGAATTTTGAAAAGATGAGCAACGGTCTTGCGCTGTGTTTGGGCAAGGATATTGTAGGCAATCCGGTTGTCACTGATCTTGCAAAAATGCCGCATCTCTTAATAGCCGGCGCAACGGGAACCGGTAAGAGCGTAGGTTTGAATGCCATGATTTGCAGCCTGCTGTACAAGGCTAATCCGGATGAAGTCAAACTGATTATGGTGGATCCCAAAAGAATTGAGCTTTCCATGTATAATGGCATACCACACCTGATTACCCCGGTGGTAACGGACGTGAAAAAAGCCACCAATGCTCTTTTCTGGGCTGTTCAGGAAATGGAAAGAAGATATGAACTTCTGGCGGAAAAAAAGGTCAGGAATATTAGGCAGTATAACCATAAAATTAACCAGGAAGATAAAAATGAGGACGGTGAGCCTCCTGAAAAACTACCCTTTATTGTCATAATTATTGATGAGCTGGCAGACCTGATGATGGTCACATCCAAAGATGTCGAGATTGCCTTGACACGTCTGGCGCAGATGGCAAGGGCCGCCGGTCTGCATTTAATCCTTGCCACACAAAGGCCTTCGGTGGACGTGCTGACAGGTATTATCAAGGCAAATTTTCCGGCTCGGCTGACTTTTCAGGTCTCCTCCCGAACCGATTCAAGGACAATCCTTGATGCAAACGGGGCAGAGACTCTCCTGGGAGACGGTGATATGCTCCTTCTGCCTCCAGGTACCTCAAAAATGCAAAGGGTTCATGGCGCCTATATTTCGGAAGGTGAGATAACAAGGATTGTTGATTTTCTAAAAAGTCAGAAAAAACCGGACTACAATATGGAAGTTACCAAAGTTTCACCGGAAGGAGAGGATCTTGCGGATGACGAGGAGCATGACGAGCGGTATGATGATGCCGTCGCTTTTGTAACAAAAACAGGACGCGCCTCAATTTCGATGATTCAGCGCCAGATGCGTATAGGATATAACCGGGCAGCCCGAATCATCGAGATGATGGAACGGGAAGGGATTGTCGGACCTTCAGATGGCGCCAAACCACGTGAAGTGCTGGTGCGTGGTTATGAGGATATGTAA